A genomic stretch from Leishmania donovani BPK282A1 complete genome, chromosome 36 includes:
- a CDS encoding chromatin assembly factor 1 subunit b-like protein produces MSSHNTAKEEARTGAHVEGAGLDGEACCAPHQPLRVRTIEILWHFNERNEEAELLGLQSSVTEGITSVDYNPRCHRIVTTGGDGNIRLWEVRVKAVDAWLENNANDMLACCRHLCRMRTSWMPLTARWSPQGEMIASAHCDGKVCLWWRDPAGGSAAAAASSDEGSCGSGLQGTSGDSDGDVEEWKAYRHLTGHISDIYDICFSADSRYLLSGAGDGSIVIHDLEGSTMPALQLTNLHAKFCRGVAWDPWTRFLHTFGSGPSLLCFTHVPKSEGQHRRMHLAGQRKCQGDYIGESCALSYRRLCWSPDGLLLAVPYGKLTRAGQQQAPSTANLLAFIEAKEKAEATLRATKDHPQDTSLPTHITEASGGKKRHGAPVTAIADAGDDALDGMLHCVYVYTRGAPDKIACRLGVRGFSEVRGVLWAPCFFEPLPADEVLEGCSQQPTALSTTATAEAPLSQLAALEAARQRRGAWGPAEYRMAIAVWTSDAVIVYTTDSSSRHSDFTDLHMRSITDVAWSHDASHLYTASLDGYISVIAFGDSLTAAHRLPYFSASPAVRSLCGLLERIERVGVSVEAGRSTGAFSAGAARGYRKAGGDAPAGAAAAAVTKTSVAVVRKKRKVEKTSGDPAAPSVMAKKAVDMQQLEALISDI; encoded by the coding sequence ATGAGCTCCCACAATACAGCAAAGGAAGAAGCGAGAACGGGCGCGCACGTGGAAGGGGCCGGCCTCGACGGAGAAGCGTGCTGCGCTCCCCatcagccgctgcgcgtgcggacCATTGAGATTCTGTGGCACTTCAATGAACGCAACGAAGAagcggagctgctgggcCTGCAGAGCAGCGTGACGGAGGGCATTACGAGCGTCGACTACAACCCTCGTTGCCATCGCATCGTCACCACCGGTGGCGATGGCAACATTCGCCTATGGGAAGTGCGCGTCAAAGCGGTCGACGCTTGGCTAGAGAACAACGCAAACGACATGctggcgtgctgccgccacctgTGCCGCATGCGCACCTCCTGGATGCCGCTCACAGCGCGGTGGTCGCCGCAAGGAGAGATGATAGCAAGCGCACACTGTGACGGCAAGGTGTGCCTGTGGTGGCGCGACCCTGCCGGTGGatcagcggccgcagcagcatcgagTGATGaaggcagctgcggcagtggtcTACAAGGGACGTCTGGCGACTCTGACGGCGACGTAGAGGAATGGAAGGCATACCGCCACCTGACTGGGCACATCAGCGATATATACGACATCTGCTTCTCCGCTGATTCCCGCTACCTGCTGAGCGGCGCTGGTGATGGCAGCATCGTCATTCACGATCTGGAAGGCTCGACAATGCCGGCGCTACAGCTCACCAACCTGCACGCGAAGTTCTGCCGCGGGGTCGCGTGGGATCCATGGACGCGGTTTCTTCACACCTTTGGCAGTGGGCCGTCACTGCTGTGCTTCACGCACGTGCCGAAGAGCGAgggccagcaccgccgcatgCACCTCGCTGGCCAGCGCAAGTGCCAGGGGGACTACATTGGCGAGTCATGTGCCCTGTCGTACCGCCGCTTGTGTTGGTCGCCAGATGGCTTGCTGCTCGCTGTGCCGTACGGCAAGCTGACGAGGGCtggccagcagcaggcgccaAGCACAGCGAACCTGCTGGCCTTCATCGAggcaaaggagaaggcggaagCGACGTTGCGGGCAACAAAAGACCATCCGCAGGACACCTCGTTGCCCACGCACATAACGGAGGCTTCCGGGGGCAAAAAACGCCACGGCGCGCCTGTGACAGCCATTGCAGATGCTGGCGACGATGCGTTGGATGGCATGCTTCACTGCGTCTATGTCTACACTCGAGGGGCGCCGGATAAGATCGCCTGTCGACTTGGGGTGCGCGGGTTCAGCGAAGTGCGTGGCGTGCTGTGGGCGCCGTGCTTCTTCGAGCCGCTGCCCGCCGACGAAGTGCTCGAAGGATGCTCGCAGCAGCCCACGGCCCTTTCGACCACCGCAACGGCAGAGGCTCCGCTGTCGCAGCTGGCAGCGCTTGAAGCGgcgcgtcagcgccgcggtGCCTGGGGGCCAGCAGAGTACCGCATGGCGATTGCCGTGTGGACCTCAGATGCTGTCATCGTCTACACCACAGACAGCAGCTCTCGCCACAGCGACTTCACCGACTTGCACATGCGCAGTATCACCGATGTTGCTTGGAGTCACGACGCGTCCCACCTCTACACCGCCTCTCTTGACGGGTACATCAGTGTCATCGCGTTTGGCGATTCCCTGACAGCGGCACATCGACTACCGTACTTctcggcatcgccggcggtgcgctcGCTGTGCGGGCTCCTGGAACGTATTGAGCGAGTCGGCGTCAGCGTTGAGGCCGGTCGAAGCACCGGCGCATTCTCCGCTGGAGCCGCGAGAGGGTACAGAAAGGCTGGAGGCGACGCCcctgccggtgcagcagcagcggcggtgactAAGACCAGTGTAGCTGTGGTacggaagaagaggaaggtaGAAAAAACGAGTGGTGATCCCGCGGCACCGTCAGTGATGGCCAAGAAGGCAGTTGATATGCAACAGCTGGAAGCCCTCATCTCGGACATCTGA
- a CDS encoding acid phosphatase, putative, which produces MNLARLVSAFGLHSARRNKPSTATETSDPVHPRVNINWTQQSLNSNITKAERKEILKSKLVLTKLVVLNRHGHRAPNAPFWKMCPNDIKSKKRYDVSAEDLTGLGMEEEYNFGQYVRNNYHAFIGDKFNRMLHYFRAVGEPRILQSAMAVAQGIFPDGFGPGGYLPSRPQFVPIFSDMDTHEYLLDDVPCFRRAENDSHRWIDKRYQNFIDDPNTGRVLKMIKEVCGEYIGPAEGYAYIKTVADGLTFNSDIGLKVAKGRLTPEMLFSIRNVSLQLLMQRLYDTDEQQTYMAVDLPRNILQTLNHTHVGDTPEQLNDFTDTRQESTFYFMHREALYAFAQFFGFQYNVAGLPPGELPVASSIIMEKLVPHRDQYSHNASRIYVRITLWTPYNGIYTIPISTCRIPELCELKELRYIHDIRVSRTGTWEQLCNYAPQEIDHTTDIR; this is translated from the coding sequence ATGAATCTCGCGAGGCTTGTCTCAGCGTTCGGTCTCCACTCTGCGCGACGCAATAAGCCGTCAACGGCGACTGAGACAAGTGACCCCGTGCATCCCCGCGTGAACATCAACTGGACGCAGCAGAGCCTGAACTCCAATATAACCAAGGCAGAGCGCAAGGAGATCCTCAAGAGCAAGCTGGTGCTGACGAAGCTGGTGGTGCTCAaccgccacggccaccgTGCGCCGAACGCGCCGTTCTGGAAGATGTGCCCAAATGACATCAAGAGCAAGAAGCGCTACGACGTCAGTGCAGAGGACTTGACTGGGCTCGGCATGGAGGAGGAGTACAACTTTGGCCAGTATGTGCGAAACAACTATCACGCCTTTATTGGCGACAAGTTCAACCGCATGCTGCACTACTTCCGCGCTGTTGGCGAGCCGCGCATCTTGCAGTCGGCAATGGCGGTGGCCCAAGGGATCTTCCCGGATGGATTCGGTCCGGGCGGCTACTTGCCATCGCGGCCGCAGTTTGTGCCCATCTTCTCCGACATGGACACGCACGAGTACCTGCTCGATGACGTGCCGTGCTTCCGGCGGGCCGAGAACGACTCGCATCGGTGGATCGACAAGCGCTATCAGAACTTCATCGATGACCCGAACACGGGTCGTGTGCTAAAGATGATAAAGGAGGTGTGCGGCGAGTACATCGGCCCGGCGGAAGGCTACGCCTACATCAAGACTGTGGCAGACGGTCTCACATTCAACAGCGACATCGGTCTGAAGGTGGCCAAGGGCAGGCTGACACCGGAGATGCTGTTCAGCATTCGCAACGtctcgctgcagctcctcatGCAGCGCCTGTACGACACAGATGAGCAACAGACGTACATGGCGGTCGACCTCCCCCGCAACATCCTGCAGACGCTTAACCACACCCATGTCGGAGATACCCCGGAGCAGCTGAACGACTTCACCGACACGCGGCAGGAGTCCACCTTTTACTTTATGCACCGTGAGGCCCTCTACGCCTTCGCGCAGTTTTTTGGGTTTCAATACAACGTAGCTGGGTTGCCGCCAGGCGAGTTGCCCGTGGCGTCCTCTATCATTATGGAGAAGCTCGTGCCTCATCGCGACCAGTACTCCCACAACGCCTCCCGCATCTACGTTCGCATAACGCTATGGACGCCGTACAATGGCATCTACACAATACCCATATCCACCTGCCGTATCCCCGAGCTGTGTGAGCTGAAGGAACTGCGGTACATCCACGACATCCGCGTGAGCCGCACGGGTACATGGGAGCAGCTGTGCAACTACGCGCCGCAAGAAATCGATCACACAACGGATATTCGTTGA
- a CDS encoding DEAD/DEAH box helicase, putative, giving the protein MPADLPRGAPRSFEDLLELSPSILRTQLQKLIERKRYRALTPVQAAVIPLMLEYRDVLCIAPTATGKTLCYVYATLMHLLLKDINDRPAAAAAAAATAGDEGNEGGGVSLNRRQVETFLQEKIDKGEVCPYCELSLSEVRVCPMTGFPHPSAFELETDLALRSKERRAMRLEELQSSVAEPRVLVLVPNGQLASQVSAVFRSLHCDYRIHCMVRASSAEEQRKYLQALEGGVDVLVASPETILPALYRHKLSLRKVQTVVMDEVDDIVSVNHFEPMKIILGALPKGVRRPQRLLFGASLPPVAYEMIKKKMLLPSHRFVLVDLKAPAELSRAAPSSLASSLSSSSPDKPNAGDAGDLPVAALSTTVTGGFLTARTNLRHLVFMVGRAEKVQKLAWLYETGKLNPDQRTLIFCNSRHNVAYVCDKMKELVSQVNFTTLTSHASSSAREGVLKMFRTGVSTSLICTDLLSRGIDFQGVVYVVHYDMPTDMETWTHRCGRCGRGGSLQGRGYIYTFFQPENIKLAKPLVGYLRQHQQLVPPRLREYAKQSFIDVFNNSLFHHPTRPRRKDDPQNSTPVLGRGMRRFPDYKQGTIHKHFRPH; this is encoded by the coding sequence ATGCCAGCCGATTTGCCGAGAGGTGCCCCACGGAGCTTTGAAGACCTGCTCGAGCTCTCGCCGTCGATCCTTCggacgcagctgcagaagctgaTTGAGCGCAAGCGCTACCGCGCCCTCACCCCTGTGCAGGCCGCCGTCATACCGCTTATGCTGGAGTACCGCGATGTGCTCTGTATCGCGCCCACGGCAACTGGCAAGACCCTCTGCTATGTCTACGCGACTCTTATGCACCTACTGCTAAAGGACATAAATGATCgaccagccgcagcagcagcagcagcagccaccgcggGCGACGAGGGCaacgagggcggcggtgtcagCCTGAACCGGCGGCAAGTGGAAACCTTCCTGCAGGAGAAAATCGACAAGGGAGAAGTCTGCCCCTACTGCGAACTGAGCCTCAGCGAGGTGCGCGTCTGTCCAATGACAGGCTTCCCGCACCCGTCCGCGTTCGAGCTCGAGACCGACCTCGCTCTTCGGTCAAAGGAGCGACGTGCGATGCGGCTGGAAGAGCTACAATCCTCTGTCGCGGAGCCGcgcgtgctggtgctggtgccgaATGGTCAGTTGGCCTCTCAGGTCTCCGCCGTGTTCCGCTCTCTTCACTGCGACTATAGGATCCACTGCATGGTACGCGCCTCCAgcgcagaggagcagcgcaagTACCTGCAAGCGCTGGaaggcggcgtcgacgtgcTCGTCGCCTCCCCAGAAACCATACTGCCAGCGTTATACAGGCATAAACTGTCCCTGAGGAAAGTGCAGACGGTGGTGATGGATGAAGTGGACGATATCGTCTCTGTGAATCACTTCGAACCCATGAAGATCATCCTCGGCGCGCTGCCAAAGGGTGTGCGACGGCCGCAGCGACTTCTGTTCGGTGCCTCGCTTCCACCCGTTGCCTATGAAATGATCAAGAAAAAGATGCTGCTTCCCTCTCACAGATTTGTGCTCGTCGACCTCAAAGCCCCGGCAGAGCTAAGTCGTGCTGCTCCTTCTTCTCTAGCGTCGTCACTgtcgtcctcctctcccgACAAGCCGAACGCGGGGGACGCCGGCGATCTCCCTGTAGCAGCCTTGTCTACCACCGTGACGGGCGGTTTCTTGACCGCGCGCACAAATCTGCGTCACCTCGTATTTATGGTGGGGCGCGCCGAGAAGGTGCAGAAGCTCGCGTGGCTGTACGAGACCGGGAAGCTCAACCCAGACCAGCGCACCCTCATCTTCTGCAACTCACGTCACAACGTCGCCTACGTGTGCGACAAGATGAAGGAGCTAGTTTCGCAGGTGAACTTTACCACGCTGACCTCGCAcgcctcgtcgtcggcgcgTGAAGGTGTACTGAAGATGTTCCGAACAGGGGTGTCGACCAGCCTTATCTGCACAGACCTGCTGAGTCGTGGAATCGACTTCCAGGGCGTGGTCTACGTCGTGCATTACGACATGCCAACAGACATGGAGACCTGGACGCACCGGTGCGGTCGCTGCGGTCGTGGAGGCTCTCTGCAGGGCAGAGGGTATATCTACACCTTTTTCCAGCCGGAGAACATCAAGCTGGCAAAGCCGCTGGTCGGGTATCTTCGCCAGCATCAACAGCTAGTTCCGCCGAGGCTGCGCGAGTACGCAAAGCAGTCTTTCATCGATGTGTTCAACAACTCGCTCTTCCACCATCcgacgcggccgcgccgcaAGGATGATCCGCAGAACAGCACGCCGGTTCTCGGCCGAGGCATGCGACGCTTCCCCGACTACAAGCAGGGCACCATTCACAAACACTTCCGGCCACATTGA
- a CDS encoding nucleoporin interacting component (NUP93), putative, protein MFSSTSNIAPRRLGSAGPGGDDASALRVMPSAGDPADEVRVSLASLTARAQRLVSERDAEQLLRNGFGLFEASRKAAEEARHQANKCQSTSEGYAPATHASVELFMTQHLGFDAQAQQRLLRQLQRRHAQLGVDLGPIDTLPGAEASGFTGIADVDAVVAELKNDILLDVQHAVHRRQTSIVRDQVDTLFKAAWHPFYVRVADDYETLSMGANELAAGKAGASGRLRSMGTAAPSANALGGVGSDASSSLVDILNSGSSLAMELSRRVAAFAAIVEEYAPAQWITHFTAYVTETSLDGANDLTVLWASIVQIIEPMQRRGSEADILSYVASSRRVMERKSLSRLLERVLRMDPMRFEEVENMSASHLMDVIARSCGVTNHWMHTFVAMRVGRYDVAQLAMDAIGIQSVRDAMAKMAATPPAERNAMPPASDLQPVYAEAKTKEDPYRQAVLMVLLAGRTGESPAAVLRTILSLAQRVTDSLEDALWLRLSCIRGVDKSAQVTPVQSLRTLQRAVLDDMQDLVSITQGNACRLASFLIHALLPSTGLRLLLENNITHVDGFHMALCFSAQNLLQGRLHSALEAPIDIARHMSRYCSVVLLGVDRRLPATVFAGTAIFAYFHKSGLTEAFVECCLKDVICARLLGSRNAVGGQDALLLRAGAGALSEELLKALMQVAEAASARSEVAKATHVLLAVAFLASQLCRPELQQRALRRAVQMMSPALAQVLHLPSRSSVVSDVLSQAAQLQQAVNAVPHHLNEEAINAQDYQTFALLCRMADVYAFNVSGNFSDAVDAFLQLPFVPPPNTAVTGGVDAYVEAYCNAPGSVQLGASAALRIAISAAGKLLQYYARSSTGGGADVDEKRLRLLHRMQTVLEWARQCCALTSVAYPAVAEEFERVYMC, encoded by the coding sequence ATGTTTAGCTCGACTTCCAATATTGCCCCGCGGCGGCTTGGCAGTGCCGGCcctggcggcgacgatgcctCAGCCTTGCGCGTCATGCCCTCCGCAGGTGATCCCGCAGACGAAGTGCGTGTCTCACTTGCCAGCCTTACGGCGCGGGCACAGAGGCTTGTATCTGAAAGAGACGCtgagcagctcctgcgcaaCGGGTTCGGCCTTTTCGAGGCCTCCCGCaaggccgcggaggaggcgcggcaccAGGCGAACAAGTGCCAGTCCACGAGCGAGGGCTACGCCCCGGCGACCCACGCGTCGGTGGAGTTGTTCATGACTCAGCACCTCGGCTTCGACGCtcaagcgcagcagcgtctgctgcggcagctgcagcgccgccacgctcaGCTTGGTGTGGATCTGGGCCCGATCGACACCCTACCGGGCGCCGAGGCCTCGGGTTTCACGGGGATCGCGGACGTggacgcggtggtggcagaaCTGAAGAATGACATCCTGCTCGACGTCCAACACGCCGTGCACCGACGTCAAACGAGCATTGTGCGGGACCAGGTCGACACCCTGTTCAAGGCGGCCTGGCACCCCTTCTACGTGCGAGTCGCGGACGACTACGAGACGCTGTCCATGGGGGCAAACGAGCTCGCCGCTGGCAAGGCAGGAGCCAGTGGTCGCCTGCGCTCCAtgggcaccgccgccccgtCCGCAAACGCATTGGGCGGTGTCGGCAGCGACGCTAGCAGCTCCCTGGTGGACATACTCAATAGCGGCTCTTCGTTGGCCATGGAGTTgagccgccgcgtcgccgcctttgccgccATTGTTGAGGAGTACGCACCGGCGCAGTGGATCACGCACTTCACCGCATACGTCACGGAGACGTCGCTGGACGGGGCGAATGACTTGACGGTGCTGTGGGCATCAATTGTGCAGATTATCGAGCCaatgcagcggcgcggctctGAGGCCGACATCCTGTCCTACGTAGCCAGCAGCCGTCGCGTGATGGAGCGCAAGTCGCTGAGCCGGCTGCTCGAGCGGGTGTTGCGCATGGACCCCATGCGCttcgaggaggtggagaacaTGAGTGCGTCGCACCTGATGGACGTAATCGCGCGCTCGTGCGGCGTGACGAACCACTGGATGCACACCTTCGTCGCGATGCGGGTGGGTCGCTAcgatgtggcgcagctggcgatgGATGCTATTGGAATTCAGTCTGTGCGCGATGCAATGGCGAAGATGGCCGCGACACCTCCTGCCGAGCGCAACGCTATGCCACCCGCGTCCGATCTCCAACCTGTCTACGCCgaagcaaaaacaaaagaagacCCATACCGACAGGCCGTGCTTatggtgctgctcgctggCCGCACGGGTGAAAGCCCGGCAGCTGTCCTGCGCACTATACTGAGCCTCGCACAAAGGGTGACGGACTCTCTGGAAGACGCGCTATGGCTAAGACTGTCATGCATTCGCGGTGTGGACAAGTCGGCGCAAGTTACACCGGTTCAGAGTCTCCGCACGCTCCAACGTGCAGTTCTCGATGACATGCAGGATCTGGTGAGCATCACGCAGGGAAACGCGTGCCGTCTGGCATCGTTTCTCATCCACGCCTTGCTTCCCTCGACAggtctgcggctgctgttaGAGAACAACATCACCCATGTGGACGGCTTTCACATGGCGTTGTGCTTCAGCGCGCAGAACCTCTTGCAGGGTAGGCTGCACTCTGCGCTCGAGGCTCCAATCGACATTGCTCGTCACATGAGCCGCTACTGCTCCGTGGTGTTGCTGGGCGTCGATCGCCGCCTTCCTGCCACCGTGTTTGCAGGGACAGCGATCTTCGCCTACTTCCACAAAAGTGGTTTGACGGAGGCGTTTGTGGAGTGCTGCTTGAAGGATGTCATTTGCGCACGGCTGCTGGGCTCGCGCAACGCCGTGGGTGGGCAAGATGCACTGCTCCTGCgggccggtgctggcgcgcttTCAGAGGAGCTGCTAAAGGCACTCATGCAAGTCGCGGAGGCTGCCTCGGCTCGCAGCGAGGTGGCGAAGGCTACTCACGTTCTACTGGCGGTCGCCTTCCTCGCAAGCCAGCTCTGCCGGccagagctgcagcaacgGGCTCTACGGCGCGCAGTGCAGATGATGTCGCCAGCTCTCGCTCAGGTGCTGCATCTTccatcgcgcagcagcgtcgtgtcGGACGTTCTgtcgcaggcggcgcagctgcagcaggctgTGAACGCTGTCCCCCATCATCTGAATGAGGAAGCCATCAACGCGCAGGACTACCAAACATTCGCACTGCTGTGCCGCATGGCGGATGTGTATGCTTTTAATGTTAGCGGCAACTTCAGCGACGCCGTGGATGCgttcctgcagctgccgtttgtgccgccgccaaaCACCGCTGTGACGGGCGGGGTAGACGCCTATGTTGAGGCGTACTGCAACGCACCTGGAAGCGTGCAGCTAGGCGCAAGTGCCGCGCTACGGATTGCCATCTCAGCAGCAGGGAAGCTTCTCCAGTACtacgcacgcagcagcaccggcggtggcgctgacgTCGATGAGAAGAGActccgcctgctgcaccgaATGCAAACCGTGCTCGAGTGGGCTCGTCAGTGCTGCGCACTGACCAGTGTTGCATACCCGGCTGTCGCAGAGGAATTCGAACGGGTTTATATGTGCTAA